The DNA region ccccctttccccTTTTTGGTTTTATATGGTCCATGTACATCAGGAAAAAACATCTCATGAAACCATCTAAGCTATTCAATTTGCTCGATCGACCCCCCGATTTGAAAGAATCGTATCATTGCGTATAATTGGGTATAATTTCAAAACTACCCTCATTTTTTTGCAATGAAAATCCATAATGACCATCtaatttaactctaaatttAATCGGTAAGGGGTATATGGACACAATTCTCTCAACTTCAGGTGTCAATAAAGCAAATTGATACTTTTTCTTTGAGGAGGGAGGGTTGGGGGAGGCAGGGAGGGGCATTGTAAATGGAGTGAAAGGTTAGGGTGGAATAGTATAGTTTTCCCTTAGTTTTATATTGAACACATACTTACAATTTttgcaaatttaaaaaataataacaataaataaataagaagaaaatttcaCCCTAAAAGTAAAGGAATGTTCCAATAGCCACTAGATGTATTGAAATAAGCAATATCAATCATTGTGTTTTGTCTAGTCTTTTATTCATCAGTATGTTTACTACAAAGTTTCTATTGGAATATTCATATGCGAGTAACATGGTTAGTTAAGTAGCAAAGTCCCACATTAAATACTattgagaaaaatgaatgattaatatattataattagaCCCAAACCTATTGGCTTAAGCTTCTAGGTCAAGTGGTGTccctatatgttatattaactacccAATTAGAGTCTCCCCAATGAGTTATATCTCCggaacaagtggtatcaaagccaatGGTTTGAGGGAAAGTGTTTGTTAATGAATTACACcaagaagaacaagaaataCTTTCATGTTCTCTCCACCCATTGTTTAGTAAAGGTTCTACTAGGTGCATGTTGGTGACTCCCATAGTTATGCAAGGAAGACTCTCATGTTCGCCCCATCCATGGTTTAGTAAAGATCACCAATTATACGCATGCACTTGGATTGTAAAGAAAAGGCTTTTGTTTAAGGGGGAGGAGGCTCGCAAATGAAGGGGGAGATTCATTAGAATAATCATGTGTGAGTAGCATGGTTAGTTGAGTAGTTAAGTCCCACATTGAATACTAATGAGAAGAATGTgtggttaatataatataattggaCTCAAACCTATTAGAGTCTACTCAAGTAATATacctatatgttatattaactactcaattgGAGTTTTCCCAAAGTATTCTCTccccaatattttattttgcacTAATCTCCACTTCTTTAAAATGTTATCAGAATCAATCTTAAATTCATGTTTCTTTAAGTTTTCTGTTTCTTTCGATAAAAGTAAACATCAATCAGTTTCACCTAGACAATTCACTTCACTTTGAAATACTGGTGcaacaaaaaaatgacataaatggGTTTTTTTGGGGGTGCTGAAGACAAGGAGGTGGGTTGTACCAACTACTTGCCAGACAGTTCATTAAGGTAGATGCTTTTTCAAAAACAGATTAATTTGGCAATTGGACATGTACCGTGCCAGACATTCATCAAAGTTCCACATACATTAGACATCGATAACTCCCACCTAAGCATTGAAATCCTTATGTAGGATGCCTAAAAACACTCACATCTAGTGCATAATTATTAGGGTCTAAGTGTGTCTCAACTCAATATCTATCCAGGAATCTCACATGGTATTACTAAAAAAGTTTGAGAATTTCCCAACTGGTTTGTTAATTGTCATTTCTAGTGCAGGCAGAAGTTCTCCAAATCAACTTTTCCTCATTATTTTACCAAACCAGTTGGTGCAGACACGATTTATTTCAGAGTTTATCACTTCAGAATTTTCTTATTTGAGAATTGTATGggatttaattgtttttttattaaacttttgTTATTGACGATTTGACGTAATCGTGAGGCAGTGCTCTTTGGATCAGAGAGTTTATCTATAATTTGGTGGCAATTCCAACCACCGCTAGGTGGTGAAGCCTTGGGTCTCATGATCAGTTCCCTATTTTCCCTGTTATTTCTATTTGCTACACTACCGGTTCAGCATCACCGAAAAAGCAACATGCTAATAGATGATGACACCAATAAATAGCCAAAGAAAAGACAGCAAATTtacaaaatgataaaataataaggatTTAGGAACAAATAATCAGAATATTCCAATAATTCAGAAGCTAAACTTTTCCTTGTTATGGTGGATATAAAAAGAGGAATAACCTTGGGTAAATATTCCGTGACAATCATCATTGGACTGCTTTGGGTTACAGCACCCAAAAATTGGACAACATTCGGATGGCGCATTTTCTGAAGTAGTGCTAGCTCATCCCTAAATGCCTCCCTGAGATGCCATAAAGATATTGAATATCCAATCATTATAAAAGATATTTGTGAAGTTAAACTCTTCTATCTAAATTGGAATGAATagtaaaagaaacaacaaaggaGAAATAAAATCCACTTGTATAAGCCAACCCACACTTTATCATCATCACTAAAGACTTCCTCCCCAAGAGTTTTAACAGCAACTTTAATTCCACGCCATGATGCAATGCGAAAGGTTCCCTGTCATAtgttaaaaatagaaaatatgcAATAGTTTTAGAAATAAAGAAAGCAGAATTCCTCAAGTCAAAAAGTAGGTAATTTAGATCACTATTGTTGAGAGATTAATACATGAACTTGCTAATTTGATGCCACATATACAGCTGAGTCATCTTCAGAATTTAAGGACAAGatcaatatcatgaaaattagaaataaaaatacagCCAAATTATTAATTCCACAATAGTGACTAGATTATTAAAATCATCTATTTCAATTTGTATGAATAACATATTTTATCAGCCAAATCACATGATAATAACATCTTTGAACTAACAAATCCCACATGTTTAACAGTCCTAAAATTTTACTCACTCAAGATATTCTACGACTACTACAAAATGTCACAAAAGACATAGATTGCTAAGAGTTTAAACAATTAAAGGAACTATTATCCAAACCCAACATGTTATACTATTTCAGGCACAATTATTGAGGTAATgaagaggagaagagaaagcatgcatgcatacatacatacatgtgtgtgtgtgtattcaaCAAATTCCAAGCATATTATCAAGTAAATCGATGAAGATAAGAATATCTTGCAAGGTTTTTGCGTACACACATTGTGTACACTAACTTCTcgtctctttttttctttttctttttttataggtaGATAGTAGGGGAGGGGGAGGTGGGGTTCAAACCCACAGTCATGAGGCACCACAAAGAATACTATTACCACTAGACTATCACTTTAAACCCTCCTCttgttaaattatatatatatatatatatatatatatattaaaaaaagataaaataagaaaaataagaatattAACTACCAAGAAATGAAAGCTTGACATGTTACCTTTGTTAAGTCAACACTGTTAGAAAAATCAAGCTCACTAGGATCAATCTCATATTCCGGGACTTCACGAGCATTTTGCACATGCATGGGAGCcatctaaaatgaaaaattcaagGTGACTATATACATAAGCATATAAAGTGAATGTTCACAGCACCATAAAGAAACAAACACAGCAAGGTTATTAGGAACCCATGGGTAGAACTTATCCTTGAAATCTAGCTTACAAAAGGAGGGTACCCAAAAGCTTATAAGCACATGGTTAAGCTTACACTTAATCCATGtgggacactaggatcataacatacCACCACGCTTTGTAGCCGACGTCCACGAATCTAGCCTCTAAGTCGCCCCCTCCAAGATTCGACCACAAAGCCGTAACTCATTTGATCCCATACTAAATGGGATCAAATAAGTTATGTTCAATTACTCAACGTGGTGGTTGGTTCTTATACCAAATGCTAGGAACCCATgggtagaactcacccttgaaaaccAGCTTACAAGGGTAGGGTGCCCAGGAGCTTATACACACATGGTTAAACTTACACTTAATCCATGTGAGACACTAAGATCATAACAAAGGTAAGGGCTATAAAAgtacacaataaaataagatttaaaCACAAGAGAAGACAAGTAAGACACACCGGAGGCTTTGCGCCATGTTTCTCCAAAAGTTTGATAACACCATGGTTTTTGTAGTACACTGCATCTGCAAGAGGCTGTAAGATAAACCAAGAAACATTTTCCAGTGAGAAGATCTGCAAGCTAAAAATGATGATGAACTACATTTCATAGCATAAATGCTGTCTCAACTTATTATCAGCTTTTCAAGTCCTACAAACTTAAGGAACTAAACTGGTAAACAACATATCTAACTTtttgtacacacacacacacaaaataaaagaggaatTGTGTGTGTGCCAAGCCAAGTCGAGTATTAAAAGTTCAGGCTTGTTCAATTAGTTTTAATATCGACCACAAACCAAGCTTGAGCTTCTTACCAATGAAGACACTCCGTTTGGtttgttttgaagtaaagtgttttcaaatgtaaaatgttttcagtcgtttgaaaatattttttaagtgtttggtttgaaataaaaattttcaagcacAAACCACCAAAATTGGTGCCTCCCAGCCACCAGACCGACTATACAACCACTAGATGGAGGGGAAAGCTATTATGCGTTtctgtaaaaaaatttaccaatttttttttttttttataaaacatttaacaaaattttttttattttcagatttgaccaaaagaaaataaatacaataaaattcgtaacagtaaaacaaaaacagacgGCACTCGAACTTGTTCATGAGCTGCTTAATTAACTTGAGACCATGCCTTCAATAATCTGTGAATTCTTACTACGAATGAGTTTGTTTATATTATCAGTAAacttcaaataataaaatttgctaTCATATGgaactattttattttacaatcttACACAATTTAACTTTatgtaaatatacatataaaaatgtaaCTATAAATAAACACAATGTTTTTGTCAGCTCAAACTGTTCATCAACCAAACACATTGTtcaaaaaatggttaaaaagaAGATTAATAAAAAAGGCAGCAAATTACCGTGCTGCCCCAGCGGTCCATGGCGTCAACGACGGCCTTGTGATCAATCAATAACTGGACGACATCGGTGCTGCCTTGGCAGGCAGCGAGGTGCAAAGCGGTTCGCTTATCGATGTCTTGGAAATTGACGTCGGTGCCGGAGTTCAGAAGCTCCTTGATCCCTTCCAGGTCACCCTCGTTGGCCAAGTACATCAGTCTAACTCTAGAATCAATCGCCTCCGCCTCCAACTCCGCCTCCGCCTCCGCCGCATTTTCCTCACCCTCCGGCGCCAGAGACGACTGCCTCAGCATCTTGGACCGAACTGGCGGATTAGAATTAGGATTAGGATTAGTCTCCATATACGAGTACAAAGTACTCTGCGCTGTGGTGAGTTATTTGGTTATTGTTTGTAATGGGAAAGACAGAGAAAAAAGAGGGAATATATGGTGGCGTGTTAGAGAGTAGGTGGATAAGAAGAAGGAGTAGGAGAAGGTGAGTTGCCTTTCTTGATTGTCagtttctttccttctttctttatCATTACTTATTACTTGCTAGAGACAGAGAAGATTCTGGTCGATAGTGACGGAAGAATCAAAGAAAGACGGAGTGTATATTACTGTATACGCCTTAAAAGTCTACGCGGGGTCGCTTCAGTCATTCCCCCCGACTTTTCATTTTAAAGACTCCCCCTAGTcctggggtggggtggggtccCATCCCATCTCTCTCAACTGTATTTCTGCCGGCTTGCacctttttttgtttcctttttggAATAATGATAAGAACCAACTCTCTTGTTATCTCACTAGATACTTGAACCGGGTTCTTGCTCTTCACAAACGCTTATACTTatagaataattattatattaaggATGTGCggtgataaaaaataaaaaataaaaattacctactagtatttctttttctaggaggaaactgtttttttttttcaacctgTTTAGTGTGAACTGTGAACTACTATGGATAAgtctgatttctttttcttttctttttcttaataattctaacatcactttttttttagatgataaTTCATTTCCTTAATAatacttatcatttttttttttgctgaataatacttgtcacttttttttctcaataataCTTATCACTTTATTGTATTGTCACTTGTATTCTTGTATCTGCAGGGGTATAtggtagtaaaaaaaaagggacaagGGTCCACCTGATTATGGGCATTGCATAGGACACTTGAATGCatgttcatttctttttgttaacACATACTTTTGTATGCagcattttaaaaatgttgaatttgtgtgtgtgtatatatataataatttgataattgcaAAATAGAGTAGAATTTATAATTCTTGAAAGTTGGCATTTTCTactcttatttaaaaaaatcttaaactaTCACTTTCTAAGCTCCTGAAATTGATGATGGTCTATCAAAGTTAAAGGCCGGGCCAAACACAATTAATGACCCGTTGAATGCTGAAATTTCAATCAATGAGCACGTGATCATTGACGATGCAAATGAGGCGACTAGGGTTTCTCAAGTCCAAGGACCCGTAACCCATACAAGCACACATGCAACCACAACTGAAACACATAGAACACAATCTCCACGGCAACAAGGATCATGGAAATGTTTGAACAAGGCATATTCACCCAGTAAGATAGACAGAATTACAAGCACAGTAGAGTTCGTGCTATCAACCAAAAGAGTTTATGAGGAACTCTCCCATCCTAATGGTTTACCAAGCAAAAAACGTGCAGTTTCTATTGAGATTAATTCTTCTACTTTGTTGGAGGCTGATTCTCAGCCTCACCCAACACAATGAGTCTCTTAGTCTTAAACTGTCGTGGGTTTGGGAACCCACATACAGTAAGGGAGCTTGGAGATTACATCCGGGCAAAAGATCCTGCTGTTGTGTTTTTAGCCGAGACATAGACAGATGATGCAAGGCTAGATCAAGTGTTAAcacaattttgattttagaaaTAAATGCTCAGTACCTAGTGGCCATAGAGGCGGTGGTTTGGTTTTGTTATGGAATGAAGATATTCGAGTCACAGTGGAAGACTCATCAAAGTATTGTATTGATGTACTTGTTAAGAAGAATACACCTCAAGAATGGCGTTTCACAGGTTTCTATGGTGAACTAGTGACAACTAGAAGGCATGAGGCATGGACAAAACTCCGAACCCTAAATGATAAGCCACACATTCCTTGGCTGTGTGCTGGGGATTTTAACGAAACCACAAGACAAGAAGAAAAGATGGGAGGAGTAATCCATGAAAATAGTCAAATGCAAGCCATCCAGGATGTTATAGATGAGTATGGTTTTatggatttgggttttattgGCCCAAAATTCATATGGAGCAGACATTATACCGATGGAAACTTGATTTGGGAGACTAGACCGAGGATTAGCTACCACCCATGGTTCTTGAGGTTCCCTGGCACTCGAGTTCACCATCTACCTTGTCTTTCATCAAATCATTGCCCATTACTTATCAACCCAACAGGAATAGAAATTCCATCCTATAAAAAACCTTTCAAGTTTGAGGAGATGTGGTTGTCTAATAGTAGATGTGGAGAGGTGGTTGAAGCAACGTGGAGATCATGTGTCTCATTAGACCCAGATAAGGAAATCCttggaaaaatagaaaagtgcGGCAAAGATTTATCATGGTGGAATTTTAATGTCTTTGGAAATGTAAGGAGGGGGTTGAAAAAGAAGATGGACATGCTAGTTAAAGAGGATGTCGTGGCATTGAGAACTGGCAGCAATGTACGGATCAAAGAATTGCAAAGAGAGGTCAATGAGTTGCTAGACCGAGAAACAAGGATGTGGAATCAACGCTCCCGTATTCTTTGGCTGAAAATATGAGatggaaacacaaaaattttccataGTTGTGCCTCCCACCAGTATAGGAAAAATGTGATTATGGGAATAAATGACATCCATGGAGTATGGAAGGAAGGGCCGAATGATATAGCAGATGTCCTCATCCAATATTATAGTGAACTTTTCACTACCTCGAGTCCAACCCTTCACCAAGAAGTTCTACACCAAATTCCTCAAGTGATCACCGATGACATGAACCAAGAATTGCTAAGTAGATTTGAGGAATGGGAAGTAAACCAAGCTTTGAAACAAATGGCACCAATGAAGGCTCCTAGGCCAAATGGAATGCCCCCTTTGTATTTTCAACATTTCTTGCCTATGATTGAAAGTAATGTTGCTCACTCAGTGCTATCTTGGTTAAATTCAAGTACTCTCTCACACCCACTAAATCATACCTTTATTACTCTaatcctaaaaatgaaaaacccaAGCTTAGTATCAGAATATCGCCCTATTAGTTTATGCAATGTGCTAtacaaaatttgtgcaaaagtcctCGCTAATAGGCTAAAAAAATTCCTCAATTCTGTCATAAATGAAAATCAATCAGCTTTTGCAAAAGGCCACCTCATATCGAATAATATCTTTATTGCCTTCGAAACTCTACattgcataaaaaattataattcaagTGCAACTGGTTTTATGGCTTTGAAGCTTGACATGAGTAAAGCTTATGATAGGGTTGAATGGGCGTTTTTAGAAAATGTGATGAGGAAGATGGGTTTTATGAAAAGTGGATTGGGCTTATTATGGTGTGTGTGAAAACAGTCACCTACTCTATACTAGTGAATGGAAAACCAAAAGGTTTGATTCACCCTTAAAGAAGTCTTAGACAAGGagatcctctctctctttttctcttcctcctATGCACCGAGGGCCTTCATGGTCTAATCAACAAGGCAGCAAGCAATGGTGATATCCATGGATTCAGTTTGTGCAAAAGAGGACCCAAACTATCCCAATTGTTTTTTGTGGATGATAGCCTTCTTTTTTGTAGGGTCAATTCCGAATAATGCAGCAAGGTGTTGGAACTTCTATCATTGTATGAAGAAGTCTCaagtcaaaaaataaatagggGCAAGATAGCCTTATTCTTCAGCAAAGCAGTTACTGAAGCAAACTGCCAAATCATCAAAGAGATTTTGAGGGTTCGTGAAATCTACCACTATGAAAAATACTTGGAGTTACCTTCTTTGAcaggaagaggaaaaaaagtaaGCTTCAATTATCTTAAAGAAATAGTGTGGAGGAAGTTGCAAGGGTGGGAAGGTAAACTCCTTTCCCTAGCTGGAAGAAAGGTACTCATTAAGGCAGTCATCTAAGCCATTCCAACGTATGCAATGGGATGCTTCAAATTACCATTGGGGTTGTGCAATGAAATTGAGGTGATGGTTAggaagttttggtggggacaacgAGGGGAGAATCGAAAGATTCATTGGCTAAAATGGGGTGAGATGACAAAAGCCAAAAGTGAGGGTGGTATGGGCTTCCATGACTTAATCTTGCACAATGACTCCCTTTTGGCTAAACAAGCTTGGAGGTTGATGGAGGATAAAAATTCACTATCCTACAAAGTCTTCAAACCACGTGTCTTTCCAAATTGCATAATTATGGAGGCGGCAGAATCAAGTCAAGGTTCATATGCTTGGAAAAGCATACTCCAAGGTCGTGATGTCATCAAACGGGGAGCATGTTGGAGAATAGGTAATGGGCAGAAAGTGAAGGTGTGGCATCATGCATGGTTACCAACTAAGCCCCCTACCCGTGTATTATCACCCATTTTGGAGGGGTGCGAGGAAGCCATGGTTGACAAACTCATTAAAGAAGACATAAGGATTTGGAATGAAGATGTTATTGATGGTATATTTGTTCCTGAGGAAGCTaccctcataaaaaaaattctactgtCAAGATTTCCAATCGAAGATAAACTGTATTGATCGTGAACACAAACTGGGAAATACAACTACAAATCCGGATACCGATTTTTGAAGTGCAAGGTTGAAGAAGCAGGGGCAGTGGAAACACAGGTGGAGGACAGGAAATTCTGGCATAGCATCTGGGATTTGAGAGTTccaaacaagataaaaaaaatttatgtggcGAGCTTGTCGTGAATCTATCCCTACAAAAGCAAACCTGAGACGACGACACATTACAGACAATCCTCTGTGCAAACGGTGCTTGATGAATGAGGAAACCACTTTACACGCATTATGGTCATGCAGCAAGCTTAGTTTGGCATGGACATCTTTGGAGTGGAGTTCTTGCTAGAATATAAGCCCCACAAACTTCAAGGAGCTCTTATCTTGGATACTCAACAACCATGGCAATCCGGAGCTTTTTGTGATGATGATGTGGGGCATATGTTACTGGCGGAACTAGGTTCGACTTCACAAACCGTGCTGCCCATTGGACCTGATCACAGTCCAAGCGCAGGAGAGGCTAGATGAATACAATGCCACAATTCCACCTCAACCACCAACGATGCCACGAGCAAGAATAAAGTGGAAGCCACCTGATGCAAGTTgcttcaaaataaattttaacgaGGCAATCTTCAAGCAGGAAAACAGGAGCGGTATAGGAGTGGTAATCCGAGATCACACAGGCGTTGTTATAGCATCTTTAGCTCAACTCACTGCACCAGCACTTCAACCAATTGAGATAGAAGAAATAGCAGCAGCATGGGCTTTGGAGTTTGCACAGGAAATAGGCATCACAGAAGCAGTACTTGAAGGCGATTT from Castanea sativa cultivar Marrone di Chiusa Pesio chromosome 6, ASM4071231v1 includes:
- the LOC142641169 gene encoding serine/threonine-protein kinase 12 isoform X1, with the protein product METNPNPNSNPPVRSKMLRQSSLAPEGEENAAEAEAELEAEAIDSRVRLMYLANEGDLEGIKELLNSGTDVNFQDIDKRTALHLAACQGSTDVVQLLIDHKAVVDAMDRWGSTPLADAVYYKNHGVIKLLEKHGAKPPMAPMHVQNAREVPEYEIDPSELDFSNSVDLTKGTFRIASWRGIKVAVKTLGEEVFSDDDKVEAFRDELALLQKMRHPNVVQFLGAVTQSSPMMIVTEYLPKGDFCSYLKRKRSLKPIVAVKFALDIARGMNYLHEHKPEAIIHRDLEPSNLLRDDSGHLKVADFGVSKQLKFANTVKENRPITSQDASWRYVAPEVYKNEEYDTKVDVFSFALILQEMIEGCPPFSTKPENEVPKLYVSNERPPFRAPNKNYAHGLKELIQECWRDEPFKRPTFRQIIARLDDINNQLAQNRRWKIGDINCFRNLEAFMKRNRLNPSSRSSSSTIR
- the LOC142641169 gene encoding serine/threonine-protein kinase 12 isoform X2 — protein: METNPNPNSNPPVRSKMLRQSSLAPEGEENAAEAEAELEAEAIDSRVRLMYLANEGDLEGIKELLNSGTDVNFQDIDKRTALHLAACQGSTDVVQLLIDHKAVVDAMDRWGSTPLADAVYYKNHGVIKLLEKHGAKPPMAPMHVQNAREVPEYEIDPSELDFSNSVDLTKGTFRIASWRGIKVAVKTLGEEVFSDDDKVEAFRDELALLQKMRHPNVVQFLGAVTQSSPMMIVTEYLPKGDFCSYLKRKRSLKPIVAVKFALDIARGMNYLHEHKPEAIIHRDLEPSNLLRDDSGHLKVADFGVSKQLKFANTVKENRPITSQDASWRYVAPEVYKNEEYDTKVDVFSFALILQEMIEGCPPFSTKPENEVPKLYVSNERPPFRAPNKNYAHGLKELIQECWRDEPFKRPTFRQIIARLDDINNQLAQNRRWKNFSSLPA
- the LOC142640320 gene encoding uncharacterized protein LOC142640320, which encodes MGKTEKKEGIYGGVLESRWIRRRSRRRNKCSVPSGHRGGGLVLLWNEDIRVTVEDSSKYCIDVLVKKNTPQEWRFTGFYGELVTTRRHEAWTKLRTLNDKPHIPWLCAGDFNETTRQEEKMGGVIHENSQMQAIQDVIDEYGFMDLGFIGPKFIWSRHYTDGNLIWETRPRISYHPWFLRFPGTRVHHLPCLSSNHCPLLINPTGIEIPSYKKPFKFEEMWLSNSRCGEVVEATWRSCVSLDPDKEILGKIEKCGKDLSWWNFNVFGNVRRGLKKKMDMLVKEDVVALRTGSNVRIKELQREVNELLDRETRMWNQRSRILWLKI